From one Streptomyces sp. N50 genomic stretch:
- the cydD gene encoding thiol reductant ABC exporter subunit CydD: MKPIDPRLLRYARATRLFLMAVVGLGAVGALLVIAQAMLIAEVVVGAFQHRMSVGELGTPLLLLVAVAVGRALVSWLTELAAHRASAAVKSELRRRLLERSVELGPGWLSGQRTGSLVALATRGVDALDDYFSRYLPQLGLAIVVPVAVLARIVTEDWVSAAIIVGTLPLIPLFMVMIGWATQSRMDRQWQLLSRLSGHFLDVVAGLPTLKVFGRAKAQADSIRRITGEYRQATMRTLRIAFVSSFALELLATLSVALVAVTIGMRLVHGDMDLYIGLVVLVLAPEAYLPLRQVGAQYHAAAEGLAAAEEIFSVLETPVRASGTTEVPSDALAFEGVTVRYPGRSTDAVSDASFAVDPGETVALVGPSGSGKSTLLNALLGFVRPTEGRVRVGGVDLADVDLERWRSRIAWVPQRPQLYAGTIAENVRLARPDADDTAVRRALADAGALDFVDALPEGIGSVLGEDGAGLSAGQRQRLALARAFLADRPVLLLDEPTAALDGATEAEVVEAVRRLAVGRTVLLVVHRPALLAVADRVVRVTEGVAAVRAEAGPVTPETRTAQEIQVSSGAADEPETRIASHTGGVLARVRGMSGARRGRLVLALLLGSLALGSAVGLMGTSGWLISRASQQPPVLYLMVAVTATRTFGIGRAVFRYAERLVSHDAVLRMLADTRVAVYRRLERLAPAGLRDTRRGDLLSRLVADVDALQDYWLRWLLPAGVATAVSAATVGFTAWLLPEAGAVLAVGLLAAGVGVPLVTGAVARRAERRLAPARGVLATRVTELLTGTAELTVAGALPARTVQARRADGDLTRIASRAATATALGDGLTALISGVTVAATALVAAQAVAAGRLSGVLTAVVVLTPLAAFEAVLGLPLAVQYRQRVRKSAERVYEVLDAPSPYGNRSGPGRRPRHPSRSSSRDWPPATPGRTGTRSPGST; the protein is encoded by the coding sequence GTGAAACCGATCGACCCACGTCTGCTCCGCTACGCCCGCGCCACCCGCCTCTTCCTGATGGCGGTCGTCGGTCTGGGTGCTGTCGGCGCGTTGCTGGTCATCGCCCAGGCGATGCTCATCGCCGAGGTCGTGGTCGGTGCCTTCCAGCACCGGATGTCCGTCGGTGAACTCGGCACTCCCCTACTGCTGTTGGTGGCGGTCGCCGTCGGCCGCGCCCTCGTCTCCTGGCTCACCGAACTCGCCGCCCACCGCGCCAGCGCCGCCGTGAAGTCGGAGCTACGGCGACGGCTGCTGGAGCGTTCCGTGGAGCTGGGCCCCGGCTGGCTGAGCGGGCAGCGGACCGGTTCGCTGGTCGCCCTCGCCACCCGGGGCGTCGACGCCCTCGACGACTACTTCTCGCGCTACCTCCCGCAGTTGGGCCTCGCGATCGTCGTCCCGGTGGCGGTGCTGGCCCGGATCGTCACCGAGGACTGGGTGTCGGCGGCGATCATCGTCGGCACGCTGCCGCTCATCCCGCTCTTCATGGTGATGATCGGCTGGGCCACGCAGTCCCGGATGGACCGGCAGTGGCAATTGCTGTCGCGGCTCTCCGGGCACTTCCTGGACGTTGTCGCCGGACTGCCCACCCTGAAGGTGTTCGGGCGGGCCAAGGCACAGGCCGACTCGATCCGCCGCATCACCGGCGAGTACCGCCAGGCGACCATGCGGACCCTGCGGATCGCCTTCGTCTCCTCCTTCGCCCTGGAACTCCTCGCCACCCTCTCCGTGGCCCTGGTCGCCGTGACGATCGGCATGCGCCTCGTCCACGGCGACATGGACCTGTACATCGGTCTCGTCGTCCTCGTCCTGGCGCCGGAGGCCTATCTGCCGCTGCGTCAGGTGGGCGCGCAGTACCACGCGGCCGCGGAGGGCCTTGCCGCCGCCGAGGAGATCTTCTCGGTACTGGAGACACCGGTACGGGCCTCCGGCACCACCGAAGTGCCGTCGGACGCCCTGGCCTTCGAGGGTGTGACGGTCCGTTATCCCGGGCGGTCGACGGACGCCGTGTCGGACGCGTCCTTCGCCGTGGACCCCGGAGAGACGGTCGCCCTCGTCGGCCCGAGCGGCTCGGGCAAGTCCACTTTGCTGAACGCCCTGTTGGGGTTCGTGCGGCCCACCGAGGGCCGGGTGCGTGTCGGGGGAGTCGATCTCGCTGACGTGGACCTGGAGCGGTGGCGGTCGCGGATCGCCTGGGTGCCGCAACGCCCGCAGCTCTACGCCGGAACGATCGCCGAGAACGTCCGGCTCGCCCGCCCCGACGCCGACGACACCGCCGTACGGCGGGCGTTGGCCGATGCCGGTGCCCTGGACTTCGTGGACGCGCTGCCCGAGGGCATCGGGAGTGTGCTCGGCGAGGACGGGGCCGGGCTGTCCGCCGGGCAGCGGCAGCGGCTCGCGCTTGCCCGGGCCTTCCTCGCCGACCGGCCGGTGCTGCTCCTCGACGAACCGACCGCCGCGCTGGACGGAGCGACCGAGGCCGAAGTGGTCGAGGCGGTACGGCGGTTGGCGGTCGGCCGCACGGTCCTGCTCGTGGTGCACCGGCCGGCCCTGCTGGCGGTGGCCGACCGGGTGGTGCGGGTGACGGAGGGCGTGGCCGCGGTGCGCGCGGAAGCCGGGCCGGTGACCCCCGAGACACGGACTGCCCAGGAAATCCAGGTGAGTTCCGGTGCCGCCGACGAACCCGAGACACGGATCGCGTCGCACACAGGTGGTGTCCTCGCCCGGGTCCGTGGCATGTCCGGTGCCCGGCGTGGGCGGCTCGTCCTGGCGCTGCTGCTCGGAAGTCTCGCTCTGGGCAGTGCTGTCGGTCTCATGGGGACCTCGGGGTGGCTGATCTCGCGGGCCTCGCAGCAGCCGCCCGTGCTGTATCTGATGGTGGCCGTGACGGCGACCCGGACCTTCGGGATCGGGCGGGCCGTGTTCCGGTACGCGGAGCGGCTCGTGTCGCACGACGCGGTGCTGCGGATGCTGGCCGACACCCGGGTCGCCGTCTACCGGCGCCTTGAGCGGCTGGCGCCCGCCGGGCTGCGCGACACCCGGCGCGGCGATCTGCTGTCCCGGCTCGTCGCCGACGTGGACGCGCTCCAGGACTACTGGCTGCGCTGGCTGCTGCCGGCCGGGGTCGCGACCGCCGTATCCGCGGCGACGGTCGGCTTCACGGCCTGGCTGCTCCCCGAGGCCGGTGCCGTCCTCGCGGTCGGCCTCCTCGCGGCCGGCGTCGGCGTCCCCCTCGTCACCGGCGCCGTGGCCCGCCGTGCGGAACGCAGGCTGGCCCCCGCCCGCGGGGTACTCGCCACCCGCGTGACCGAACTGCTGACCGGCACCGCGGAGTTGACGGTCGCCGGCGCGCTGCCCGCCCGTACGGTGCAGGCCAGGCGTGCCGATGGGGACCTCACCCGGATCGCCTCCCGCGCCGCCACCGCCACCGCCCTCGGCGACGGCCTCACCGCGCTGATCTCGGGCGTGACCGTCGCCGCCACCGCACTCGTCGCCGCCCAGGCCGTCGCGGCGGGACGGCTCAGCGGCGTGTTGACGGCGGTCGTCGTCCTCACCCCGCTCGCCGCCTTCGAGGCCGTCCTCGGACTGCCCCTCGCCGTGCAGTACCGGCAGCGGGTCCGCAAGAGCGCCGAGCGTGTGTACGAAGTGCTGGACGCCCCGAGCCCGTACGGGAACCGGAGCGGCCCCGGCAGGCGCCCGCGACACCCTTCCCGCTCGTCGTCCAGGGACTGGCCGCCCGCCACACCGGGCAGGACCGGGACGCGCTCGCCGGGCTCGACCTGA